From Enterococcus wangshanyuanii, the proteins below share one genomic window:
- the ispD gene encoding 2-C-methyl-D-erythritol 4-phosphate cytidylyltransferase, with product MKRAKTRDKTLDYEVILLAAGQGKRMGASRNKILLHLIGKPVISYSLQTFLNDPACKHIILVTQEDEQDLLAAMAKKETKKKHCPVTIVSGGCERQYSVHNGLKMLLNPENIVMVHDGARPFVTLAQLKSLHRKVVETRAAILGVPVKDTIKRVVDGFVQETVPRETLWQIQTPQAFYGTDLIAVHEQAEKEQYLGTDDASLIEKYSNLPVSMVLGSYENIKLTTPEDMLIGEAIVKRKRS from the coding sequence ATGAAAAGAGCTAAAACGAGAGACAAAACTCTGGATTATGAAGTTATTTTGTTAGCAGCAGGGCAAGGAAAACGAATGGGTGCCAGTCGTAATAAGATTTTGTTACATTTGATCGGCAAGCCGGTTATTTCATATTCACTGCAGACATTTTTGAATGATCCTGCTTGTAAACACATCATTTTGGTAACGCAAGAAGATGAGCAGGATCTATTAGCAGCTATGGCAAAAAAAGAAACCAAGAAAAAACATTGTCCCGTAACGATCGTATCTGGTGGTTGTGAGCGTCAATATAGTGTTCACAATGGATTGAAGATGCTGCTCAATCCAGAAAATATCGTCATGGTCCATGATGGTGCTAGACCTTTTGTTACTTTAGCACAGTTAAAATCACTCCATCGCAAGGTTGTTGAAACTAGAGCTGCAATTTTAGGTGTTCCAGTTAAAGATACGATCAAGCGTGTTGTTGACGGTTTCGTTCAAGAAACGGTTCCACGTGAAACATTATGGCAAATCCAAACACCACAAGCTTTTTATGGCACTGACTTAATAGCCGTGCATGAACAAGCGGAAAAAGAGCAATATTTAGGAACGGATGATGCTTCGTTGATCGAAAAATATAGTAACTTGCCAGTATCTATGGTATTGGGAAGCTATGAAAACATCAAGCTCACAACGCCTGAAGACATGTTGATCGGTGAAGCAATCGTGAAAAGAAAAAGAAGTTAG
- a CDS encoding dUTP diphosphatase, whose amino-acid sequence MKQRGFEIISSYKDQEVSLPQRATKGAAGYDFEAAEQVIVPSIWKLQEQGAAPKPVLVKTGIKAYMAEDEYLELVSRSSNPLKRFLMLANGVGVIDRDYYNNEGNEGHIMFQFINFGYEDMVIKKGERIGQGIFKPFLLADVDTVEKERTGGFGSSGKN is encoded by the coding sequence ATGAAACAACGAGGATTTGAAATTATTTCTAGCTATAAAGATCAAGAGGTCTCACTTCCGCAACGCGCGACAAAAGGTGCTGCGGGTTATGACTTTGAAGCAGCAGAACAGGTAATTGTACCAAGTATCTGGAAATTGCAAGAACAGGGAGCTGCTCCAAAACCAGTTCTCGTCAAGACTGGAATTAAAGCTTACATGGCTGAAGATGAATATTTAGAATTAGTCAGCCGTTCATCAAATCCATTGAAACGTTTTTTGATGTTGGCCAATGGTGTCGGCGTGATCGATCGTGATTATTACAATAATGAGGGAAACGAAGGGCACATCATGTTCCAGTTCATTAACTTTGGCTATGAAGACATGGTGATCAAAAAAGGTGAACGAATTGGACAAGGAATATTTAAACCATTTCTATTAGCTGATGTCGATACCGTAGAAAAAGAAAGAACTGGCGGATTTGGCTCGTCCGGTAAAAATTAA
- the ispF gene encoding 2-C-methyl-D-erythritol 2,4-cyclodiphosphate synthase, with protein sequence MIRIGQGFDVHQLVEGRKLIIGGVELPFEKGLLGHSDADILLHAITDAILGAAGLGDIGHLFPDTDPEFKDADSIKLLKEANQKVLATGFTIGNIDCTILAEQPKMKPHLEQMKKNIAAACQIETNQINLKATTMEKMGFIGHEEGMGAIAVALLEK encoded by the coding sequence ATGATACGAATTGGGCAAGGATTTGATGTCCATCAGCTAGTCGAAGGACGTAAATTGATCATTGGTGGCGTAGAGTTGCCATTTGAAAAAGGCTTATTAGGACATTCTGATGCGGATATTCTATTGCATGCTATAACGGATGCGATCTTAGGTGCTGCTGGCTTAGGAGATATTGGTCATTTATTTCCAGATACAGATCCAGAGTTTAAAGATGCGGATTCGATCAAGCTGCTGAAAGAGGCAAATCAAAAAGTTTTAGCTACTGGCTTTACTATTGGCAATATTGATTGTACAATTTTAGCTGAGCAACCAAAAATGAAGCCGCATTTGGAGCAAATGAAAAAAAACATCGCTGCAGCTTGTCAAATTGAAACAAATCAAATCAATTTGAAAGCAACAACAATGGAAAAAATGGGTTTTATTGGTCATGAAGAAGGTATGGGAGCGATCGCGGTCGCTTTACTTGAAAAAT
- a CDS encoding PIN/TRAM domain-containing protein: protein MQKRVVTLLMIVVGASLGISLLPMAWEMAQQADNTWLNNNFTNSLIGALIFFILSLGLAKYIVSGVKKIEAALNELSLTYLLFGSVGVIIGLIIGAIISIPMYNLNIPFVNSVLPILVMIIFGYLGFRMGTTRIDEWRKIFTPKQKKLQNENDGEVLERKVEDRFHKYKILDTSVIIDGRIYDIAKTGFLEGVILIPNFVLYELQYIADSGDSLKRVRGRRGLDILNALQKEDGISVEMYDGDFEDISEVDSKLIKLAKLLDGVVVTNDYNLNKVSEFQNVPVLNINALANAVKPVVIPGETMNVMVVKAGTERQQGVAYLDDGTMVVVEDGQHYMNEHIQVVVTSALQTAAGRMIFAKPAHSGRGIDDSKEEKKAHEKS, encoded by the coding sequence ATGCAAAAACGTGTCGTCACGTTGCTGATGATCGTCGTTGGCGCAAGTCTGGGTATTTCATTATTACCAATGGCTTGGGAAATGGCGCAGCAAGCGGATAATACATGGCTGAACAATAACTTTACTAACAGTTTGATTGGTGCACTTATTTTCTTTATTTTATCGTTAGGGTTAGCGAAGTATATTGTATCAGGCGTTAAAAAAATAGAAGCGGCATTAAATGAGTTGAGTTTGACTTATCTTTTATTTGGAAGTGTCGGTGTGATCATCGGACTGATCATTGGAGCGATCATCTCGATTCCGATGTACAATTTGAATATTCCTTTTGTGAATAGTGTATTGCCGATCTTAGTTATGATCATTTTTGGCTATCTTGGTTTTCGAATGGGAACCACACGAATCGATGAGTGGCGCAAGATTTTTACTCCGAAACAAAAGAAACTACAGAATGAAAATGACGGGGAAGTTTTAGAGCGCAAAGTGGAAGATCGTTTCCATAAGTATAAGATTTTGGATACAAGTGTCATCATTGACGGTAGAATTTACGATATTGCTAAAACAGGCTTTTTAGAAGGGGTTATTTTGATTCCTAACTTTGTTTTATATGAATTGCAGTATATTGCCGATTCTGGTGATAGCTTGAAACGCGTGCGCGGACGTCGTGGACTGGATATTTTAAATGCTTTACAAAAAGAAGATGGCATTTCTGTCGAAATGTACGATGGTGATTTTGAAGATATTTCTGAGGTCGATAGTAAGCTGATCAAATTGGCAAAACTATTAGATGGTGTTGTTGTAACCAATGATTATAACTTGAATAAAGTCTCTGAATTTCAAAATGTCCCTGTTTTGAATATCAATGCCCTAGCTAATGCAGTCAAACCAGTAGTGATTCCAGGAGAGACGATGAATGTCATGGTCGTAAAAGCCGGTACAGAGCGTCAACAAGGCGTTGCGTATTTAGATGACGGCACAATGGTAGTTGTGGAAGATGGACAGCATTATATGAATGAACATATCCAAGTAGTTGTGACAAGCGCGCTACAAACTGCTGCCGGTCGGATGATTTTCGCAAAACCAGCGCATTCCGGCAGAGGGATCGATGATAGTAAAGAAGAAAAAAAAGCCCATGAAAAGAGCTAA
- the radA gene encoding DNA repair protein RadA, with protein MAKKAKVQFECQTCGYISPKYLGRCPNCGQWNTMTEEVIQDTTDRRARVSLTGKKTQPQRLAEVVPKKEPRVKTKLMELNRVLGGGVVPGSLVLIGGDPGIGKSTLLLQVSQQLAESGGKVLYVSGEESAEQIKMRAERLSAIDTEFYLYAETDMKEISRAIEKLEPDYVIIDSIQTMTQPDVTSVAGSVSQVRETTAELLKLAKTNGIAIFIVGHVTKEGSIAGPRMLEHMVDTVLYFEGDKHHTFRILRAVKNRFGSTNEIGIFEMREHGLEEVANPSQVFLEERLADATGSAIVVAMEGTRPILVEVQALVTPTMFGNAKRTTTGLDFNRVSLIMAVLEKRAGLLLQNQDAYLKAAGGVKINEPAIDLAVAVSIASSYKENGTKPTECFIGEIGLTGEIRRVNSIEQRVREAQKLGFTKIYLPKNNLGGWTPPEGIEIVGVATIGETLRKVFQ; from the coding sequence ATGGCAAAAAAAGCAAAAGTTCAATTTGAATGTCAGACCTGCGGATATATCTCCCCAAAATATTTAGGCCGCTGTCCTAACTGCGGGCAATGGAACACGATGACAGAAGAAGTGATCCAAGATACAACAGACCGCAGAGCTCGGGTAAGTTTGACAGGGAAAAAGACACAGCCGCAGCGTTTAGCGGAAGTGGTGCCAAAAAAAGAACCAAGAGTCAAAACGAAATTGATGGAGCTGAATCGTGTGTTAGGCGGTGGAGTCGTTCCAGGATCATTAGTTTTGATCGGTGGAGATCCAGGAATCGGTAAATCAACGTTACTTTTACAAGTTTCTCAACAACTTGCAGAAAGCGGTGGGAAAGTTCTTTATGTTTCTGGAGAAGAAAGTGCAGAGCAAATCAAAATGCGCGCTGAGCGACTAAGTGCGATCGATACGGAATTTTACTTGTATGCTGAAACCGATATGAAAGAGATTTCAAGAGCGATTGAAAAATTGGAACCAGACTATGTAATTATCGATTCTATTCAGACGATGACGCAGCCGGATGTGACAAGTGTTGCCGGTAGTGTCAGTCAAGTGAGAGAAACGACAGCAGAGCTTTTAAAGCTGGCTAAGACCAACGGAATCGCTATTTTTATCGTTGGTCATGTTACAAAAGAAGGTTCGATCGCCGGTCCTAGAATGCTGGAGCATATGGTTGATACGGTGTTATATTTTGAAGGAGATAAGCATCATACATTTAGAATTTTAAGAGCCGTTAAAAATCGTTTCGGCTCTACAAACGAAATCGGAATTTTTGAGATGAGAGAACACGGCTTGGAAGAGGTAGCCAACCCTTCTCAGGTTTTCTTGGAGGAGCGTTTAGCTGATGCAACAGGATCGGCGATCGTCGTAGCAATGGAAGGAACACGACCGATCTTAGTTGAAGTTCAAGCGCTAGTCACTCCAACGATGTTTGGGAATGCAAAACGAACAACGACAGGGTTAGATTTCAATCGAGTGTCCTTGATCATGGCTGTTTTGGAAAAACGTGCAGGTCTATTGTTACAAAACCAAGATGCCTATTTGAAAGCTGCTGGCGGTGTAAAAATCAATGAACCAGCGATCGATTTAGCTGTTGCAGTCAGTATTGCATCGAGTTATAAAGAAAACGGCACAAAACCGACAGAGTGTTTTATTGGTGAAATTGGTTTGACAGGCGAAATTCGTCGTGTGAATAGTATTGAACAGCGTGTGCGTGAGGCGCAAAAGCTGGGCTTTACTAAAATTTATTTACCAAAGAACAATTTAGGCGGATGGACACCGCCTGAAGGCATCGAAATCGTCGGTGTGGCTACGATCGGTGAAACATTAAGAAAAGTATTTCAATAG